CGAGTCGTAGTGCGCCACCAGGAAGACCCGACCGGTCGAATCGGTGCCGGGGAGCCGGGCCACCACGTTGCGGACGCGGGCGAGCGTGGTGCCCCCGGCGGAGCCGCTGAGCTGGCCGGCCTCCGGCGCGACGGTGTCCTGCACCGACGTCTCCAGGCCCAGCCCGCGCAGGGTCCGCTCCAGGTGGTCGCGGACCCGGTCGTTGGCCGGGCTGCCGGCGGCGTGGGTCTCGGCGGCCACGACCTTCACGTGCTCGTACGCCCGGGTGGCGCTGAACTCGGTGGCCGGGGCGTCGGCCGGGGCCGGGGTGGGCGTACGCAGGTCGAGCAGGGTGCCGGCGGCGACCGCGACGAGTGCGGCGAGCGCGGCCACGGCGGCGGTCGGTCGGCGGCGCGGCCGGGCCAGCGCCCGGTCGGCGGCGGGGGTGGCAGGGGGTGCGCCCACTGGGGTCTCCTCGCGGGGGGTGGGGCCGGGGTGGGCATCATCCTCTCCCGCCCGCGCCCCCGGCGGGGGGCCGTGACGGGCGGTCCGTGGGAGCGCGTCCGGCCCGCGTGCGCGCTGGTGAGGGACCCGGCGGCAGCGGATCGTTTTGTCCGCTGATGCGTAGTGACGGACCCCATCCTCGCCGGTGCCGAGGCCGTCGTGTTGTGTGCGACCGTTGTCTAATACAGGATCAGCAGGGCACTCGGAAGGAGCCCGACATCAGTAGTGATCTTCCGCGTCTCGCGGCGGTGACCCGGTCCGGGCCGGGTGCTGGGCTGACCGGCTCCACCGTCGCGCCGCCGGCGTATCCGCACGGCGGTCTCGGGCGACACCCGACCCTGCCGCCGGGTGAGCGGTTGCGGGTCCTGCTGGTCGAGGACGACGAGGGGGACGCCTTCCTCGTCGGCGAACTGCTCGCCGAGACCAACTCGATGATCGACCTGCTGGTCGCCACGAGCCTCAGCGAGGCCCGGCAGCAGGTGGTCGGGGTCGACTGTGTCCTGCTGGACCTCGGCCTGCCCGACGCGCAGGGGCTGGACGGCCTGCGGCAGGTCCTCGACATGGCCGGCGGGGCCGCGGTCTGCGTGCTCACCGGCCGCTCGGACGAGCACCTGGGCATCGTCGCGGTCGCCGAGGGCGCGCAGGACTACCTGGTCAAGGGCACGGTCGACGGCGTCCTGCTGGCCCGCGCGCTGCGCTACGCCGTCGAGCGGAAGCGGGCCGACGAGAACGCCCGCCGGCTCCGCGAGGTGGAGCTGCGGCAGGCCGAGTCGGCCCGTCTGGAGCGGGGTCTGCTGCCCACCCCGCTGCTGATGGAGCGCGACCGGATCGGGGTGCACACCTTCTACCGGCCGGGCCGGCACGCCGCCCTGATCGGCGGCGACTTCTACGACGTGGTGCAGACCCGACCGGGTCGGATCGACCTGATCGTCGGCGACGTCTGCGGACACGGGGTGGACGAGGCCGCGCTCGGCGTGGAACTACGGGTCGCCTGGCGTGCCCTGATCCTCGCCGGGGTGCCCGACGACGAGGTGTTGCCGGCACTCGAACAGGTGTTGATGAGCGAACGGCGGCTCCAGGAGATCTTCACGACGGTGGCCACCACCCGCCTGGACCTGGACGCCAACCGGGCCACCGTACGGCTGGCGGGACACCCGCCACCGCTGCTGATCGCCGGGGGTAGGGTCGCCCCGGTGCCCGCCCCGGGCGGGCTGCTCCTCGGCGTACGACCCCGCCGGCCCGTCGCCTTCGACCTGGAGTTCTCCACCGATGACTGGTCCCTGCTGATGTACACCGACGGGCTGATCGAGGGGCGCGTGGGTGACGGCGAGGAGCGGCTCGACGTGCCGGGGCTGAGTGCCCTGGTCGGTGACCCGGCGAGTCGGACGGTGCCCCTGCCCGAGCTGCCGGGCTGGCTGGTCGGCCGGGCCGAGGAGATCAACGGTGGTCCGCTCGCCGACGACGTGGCGATGCTGCTGGTCACCCGGGGTGGTGGTGGTCGGTGACGGTCACCCAGGGCTGGACGCTGCGCCAGCGGGTGGTCACCCTGCTGGCCGTGGTCGGTGTGTTGCTGATCGGGCTGGCCGGCGCCGAGGCGACGGTGGCGGCCCGCAACCGGACGCACACCGACACGCTGCTGACCACGACCGCCCCGCTGCGTGTGCAGGTGCAGGAACTACTCAACGCGCTGCTCGACCAGGAGACCGCGGTCCGCGGGTACGCGGTCAGCGGCGACCGGCAGGACCTCGTGCCGTACGACAGCGGTGTCCGGCTGGAGCAGGAGCGGACCGAGTCGATGGGCCGGCTCGCCGAAGACTTCCCCGGTATCCGGCGGGACCTGGACGCCGTCCGGGCGCAGGCCGAGCAGTGGCGGCGGACGGTGGCCGTACCGGTGATCGCGGCGGTGGAGCAGGAGGGCACCGCCGCCGCCCAGGCGCTGATCACCGATCAGACCCGGCAGCAGTTCGACCAGCTACGCGCCTCCGTCGCCCGACTGGACGCCGAGATCACCGCCGAGCGGGAGGCCGGGGCCCGGAACATCCAGCGGACCGGCAACCAGTTGGTCGTCCTGCTCATCATCGCGGCACTGGTGGTGGTCGTGGCCGGCACGGTTCTGCTGGTCTCGCTGGAGCGGATGGTCGTCCGGCCGCTGACCGGCCTGGCCGACCAGGTGCGGGAGGTGGCGGAGGGCGACTACCAGCACCACATCAGCGGGAGCGGGCCACCGGAGTTCCGCCAGCTCGCCGACGACGTCGACGCGATGCGACGCAAGATCGCCAGGGACCTGGCCGAGGTCCGCGAGGCCCGGGAACGGATCGAGTGGGTCAACGACCAACTCCAGAAGCAGGCCGAGGAGCTGGTCCGCTCCAACCGTGACCTGGAGCAGTTCGCCTACGTCGCCTCGCACGACCTCCAGGAGCCGCTGCGTAAGGTGGCGAGCTTCTGCCAACTCCTCCAGCGGCGCTACGCCGGTCAGCTCGACGAGCGGGCCGACCAGTACATCGCCTTCGCGGTGGACGGCGCCCAGCGGATGCAGCGCCTGATCAACGACCTGCTCGCCTTCTCCCGGATCGGCCGGCTCACCACCGGGTTCACCGAGGTCGACCTGAACAAGGTGATGGGGGACGTGGCGGGTCAGACCGAGGCCGCCCGGCAGTACGCCGACGCCGAGCTGACCTGGTCGGAGCTGCCCACCATCCGGGGTGAGGAGCCTCTGCTGACCAACCTGCTGGCCAACCTGGTCAGCAACTCGGTGAAGTTCCGCCGGCCGGACGTGCCGCCGAAGGTGCACGTCTCGGCGCGGCTGTGCGACGACGAGTGGGAGATCACCTGCCGGGACAACGGCATCGGGATCGAGCCGGAGTTCGCCGACAAGATCTTCGTGATCTTCCAGCGGCTGCACTCCAAGGACGCCTACCCGGGTACCGGCATCGGCCTGGCGATCGTCAAGAAGATCGCCGAGTACCACGGGGGTCGGGTCTGGGTCGACACCGACACCGACACCGAGGAGGGCACCGCCATCCGGTTCACCCTCCCGGCGCTGCCCGCGGACATCGAGGCCGCGCGGACAGCGGCCGACGCCGGGGGCAGCGAGACCGCCGCAGACGGCGACGCGACCGGGGACGGCGAGCCCGCCGGGGGCAGCGGCGCGGCCGGGGGCGATCGGTCCGACGGAAGCGCCGACGCGGCGGGCGGCGCGGACCGCG
The nucleotide sequence above comes from Micromonospora pallida. Encoded proteins:
- a CDS encoding PP2C family protein-serine/threonine phosphatase, with amino-acid sequence MTRSGPGAGLTGSTVAPPAYPHGGLGRHPTLPPGERLRVLLVEDDEGDAFLVGELLAETNSMIDLLVATSLSEARQQVVGVDCVLLDLGLPDAQGLDGLRQVLDMAGGAAVCVLTGRSDEHLGIVAVAEGAQDYLVKGTVDGVLLARALRYAVERKRADENARRLREVELRQAESARLERGLLPTPLLMERDRIGVHTFYRPGRHAALIGGDFYDVVQTRPGRIDLIVGDVCGHGVDEAALGVELRVAWRALILAGVPDDEVLPALEQVLMSERRLQEIFTTVATTRLDLDANRATVRLAGHPPPLLIAGGRVAPVPAPGGLLLGVRPRRPVAFDLEFSTDDWSLLMYTDGLIEGRVGDGEERLDVPGLSALVGDPASRTVPLPELPGWLVGRAEEINGGPLADDVAMLLVTRGGGGR
- a CDS encoding sensor histidine kinase yields the protein MTVTQGWTLRQRVVTLLAVVGVLLIGLAGAEATVAARNRTHTDTLLTTTAPLRVQVQELLNALLDQETAVRGYAVSGDRQDLVPYDSGVRLEQERTESMGRLAEDFPGIRRDLDAVRAQAEQWRRTVAVPVIAAVEQEGTAAAQALITDQTRQQFDQLRASVARLDAEITAEREAGARNIQRTGNQLVVLLIIAALVVVVAGTVLLVSLERMVVRPLTGLADQVREVAEGDYQHHISGSGPPEFRQLADDVDAMRRKIARDLAEVREARERIEWVNDQLQKQAEELVRSNRDLEQFAYVASHDLQEPLRKVASFCQLLQRRYAGQLDERADQYIAFAVDGAQRMQRLINDLLAFSRIGRLTTGFTEVDLNKVMGDVAGQTEAARQYADAELTWSELPTIRGEEPLLTNLLANLVSNSVKFRRPDVPPKVHVSARLCDDEWEITCRDNGIGIEPEFADKIFVIFQRLHSKDAYPGTGIGLAIVKKIAEYHGGRVWVDTDTDTEEGTAIRFTLPALPADIEAARTAADAGGSETAADGDATGDGEPAGGSGAAGGDRSDGSADAAGGADRVRAAETDGTATTGPTADPAGNAADQRDPAAGDTTGGTKETVR